One window from the genome of Leptospira ryugenii encodes:
- a CDS encoding ATP-dependent Clp protease adaptor ClpS, which produces MSTRRKIDVLIEEDTLSEEENIYFRKVILYNDSVNEFSHVEMCLMKICFKNKKEAKMIAIEAHNHGKAVCFIGSLEECETVSEKLSNEGLTVSIQI; this is translated from the coding sequence ATGAGCACTCGCAGAAAGATAGATGTCCTCATAGAGGAAGATACACTTAGTGAAGAAGAAAATATCTACTTTCGAAAGGTGATTCTATACAACGATTCCGTGAATGAGTTTTCACATGTCGAAATGTGTTTAATGAAGATTTGTTTTAAAAACAAAAAAGAAGCCAAAATGATTGCCATTGAAGCACATAATCATGGTAAGGCTGTTTGCTTCATAGGCTCTCTAGAAGAGTGTGAGACTGTCAGTGAAAAATTGAGTAACGAAGGTCTAACGGTTTCTATACAGATATGA
- a CDS encoding adenylate/guanylate cyclase domain-containing protein — protein sequence MSFLHRYFSVSLVLLFLLPILDLHAQILFTKQILDLRSEKKIGSGGQRWSFRPGDSLVVEEKSADLDDDPEFEEIKPLVFANALPTLPDQAKTGWISGFQIQTSWDTVKDGDGEFYFPDFSEYFEKYKGYAWYRTEISISPEDLKSKFKSRYLVLRLGQISQADAVYWNGHFIGSTGLSLDTPPDTFLEEKQLLPDKTRFYRIPVGLIRLDEPNILAVRVFAKYPISPGLSHDKFYISSLKYSERAEYWNDFKKIFVIVLTLLLGAFYLYWQFLFRKDEHATIFFSLGSIFMALNTLFQSQIIYSIVNDGFWIKKIEYATWIALAHFLFNFVVQFAKVHQHWISLVNRGLDIVGVISFVIALALPNLHSLSIFFSYWSFLNIALGIGLCYIIFLGRKIPAMGTVSFGVLFMFLLILNDVFVDLQLSFYPGDTYLKDYAFAGFSISIAFSIIGNMVESRKLVERQKEEKDRLSRYFSPAVMETIVNDHIKLGGEERDIATLFSDIVGFTTFSEKNPPSVVLDHLNAIFESLSELIFEYSATLDKFIGDAIMAFWGAPKKTEWDAYKAIACAVQMQKKMIQINEELGLPPGTFRLRIGVNFGEAIVGNIGSVKRMDYTVIGDAVNTAARLESHGVPGKVAVSEAAFLAAGGDKYIKYEEKKELSLKGKAEPVLVYFVTEVLPHD from the coding sequence ATGTCTTTTCTGCATAGATACTTTTCGGTTAGCTTGGTCTTACTTTTTCTTTTACCCATTCTCGACCTCCACGCGCAAATCCTATTTACAAAACAGATCTTGGACCTTCGGTCCGAGAAAAAAATTGGTTCAGGTGGACAGCGCTGGAGCTTTCGACCTGGAGACTCTTTGGTCGTAGAAGAAAAATCGGCAGATCTAGATGATGATCCAGAATTTGAAGAGATCAAACCTTTGGTGTTTGCGAATGCACTTCCCACCTTGCCAGACCAAGCAAAAACTGGATGGATCTCAGGGTTCCAAATCCAAACATCCTGGGACACTGTAAAGGATGGCGATGGAGAATTCTACTTTCCTGATTTCTCTGAATACTTTGAAAAATACAAAGGCTATGCCTGGTACAGAACCGAAATCTCTATTAGTCCAGAAGACCTTAAATCAAAATTTAAGTCTCGTTATTTGGTGCTCCGATTGGGGCAGATCAGTCAGGCCGACGCAGTCTATTGGAATGGACATTTTATTGGTAGTACTGGGCTAAGTCTTGACACCCCTCCAGATACCTTTTTAGAAGAAAAACAATTACTCCCAGATAAAACTCGCTTTTATAGAATTCCTGTTGGGCTGATTCGTTTAGATGAGCCAAATATTCTTGCTGTGAGAGTTTTTGCCAAGTACCCGATTAGCCCGGGCCTATCTCATGATAAATTTTACATTTCCTCATTGAAGTATTCAGAACGTGCAGAGTATTGGAATGATTTCAAGAAAATATTTGTCATCGTATTAACACTGTTACTTGGTGCTTTCTATCTATATTGGCAATTTTTATTTCGGAAAGATGAACATGCCACGATCTTCTTCTCACTTGGATCGATCTTCATGGCTCTAAATACTCTATTCCAAAGCCAAATCATTTATTCAATAGTCAATGACGGATTTTGGATCAAAAAGATTGAATATGCAACATGGATTGCCTTGGCTCATTTTCTCTTTAATTTTGTCGTACAGTTTGCTAAAGTTCACCAACATTGGATATCCCTTGTGAATAGAGGCTTGGATATCGTTGGAGTCATTAGCTTTGTCATTGCACTTGCCCTTCCTAACTTACATTCTTTGAGTATCTTTTTCTCCTATTGGTCATTCCTAAATATTGCTCTAGGGATTGGGCTTTGTTATATCATCTTCTTAGGAAGAAAGATACCTGCAATGGGCACGGTTTCTTTTGGCGTTTTGTTTATGTTTTTATTGATCCTGAACGATGTGTTTGTCGACTTACAGTTGTCTTTCTATCCAGGTGACACCTATCTGAAAGATTATGCCTTCGCAGGTTTCTCAATCTCTATTGCATTTTCCATCATTGGCAATATGGTTGAGTCTCGAAAATTGGTAGAACGACAGAAAGAAGAAAAAGATAGACTCTCTCGGTATTTTTCTCCTGCAGTTATGGAAACTATCGTGAATGATCATATTAAATTAGGTGGTGAAGAAAGAGACATTGCCACACTTTTCTCTGACATTGTTGGTTTTACTACATTTTCTGAAAAAAATCCTCCTTCTGTCGTATTGGATCATTTAAATGCAATATTTGAATCACTTTCGGAACTAATTTTTGAATACTCCGCCACCTTAGATAAGTTCATCGGTGATGCGATTATGGCATTTTGGGGAGCTCCGAAAAAAACAGAATGGGATGCCTACAAAGCCATTGCCTGCGCTGTACAAATGCAGAAAAAAATGATCCAAATCAATGAAGAATTGGGTTTGCCACCGGGGACTTTTCGGCTACGGATCGGAGTGAACTTTGGAGAGGCCATCGTCGGAAATATTGGATCAGTCAAAAGGATGGATTATACGGTTATTGGTGACGCCGTGAATACAGCAGCACGTTTGGAAAGCCATGGTGTTCCAGGTAAAGTAGCCGTTTCAGAAGCCGCATTTTTGGCGGCCGGTGGAGATAAATATATCAAATATGAAGAAAAAAAGGAGCTTAGCCTAAAAGGAAAAGCAGAACCTGTTTTGGTCTATTTTGTTACGGAAGTATTGCCGCACGATTGA
- a CDS encoding DNA alkylation repair protein: protein MTTLAKEVLKSLKKKANPEKAKFYPKFFKTEKGEYGYGDKFLGVVVPEQRNIAKQYYKQIQKEDIQFLLDEPFHEARLTALFLLVLCYQKRAKTVEEREAWVRVYIEKMDRVNNWDLVDSSADKILGHYYFQADRSYIHSLVNSKDLWETRIAVMTSFYWIRMGDFSDTLHMCKILLKHPHDLIHKATGWMLREIGNRHKASLNQFLSEHHKEMPRTMLRYAIDRLPDTERKHWLNL, encoded by the coding sequence ATGACAACTCTTGCCAAAGAAGTCCTAAAATCCCTAAAGAAAAAAGCAAATCCAGAAAAGGCAAAGTTCTATCCTAAATTTTTCAAAACAGAAAAAGGTGAATATGGATACGGGGATAAATTTTTAGGCGTTGTTGTGCCTGAGCAAAGAAATATTGCAAAACAATACTATAAACAAATCCAAAAAGAGGATATTCAATTTTTACTGGATGAACCTTTCCATGAAGCTCGTTTAACAGCTCTTTTTCTACTGGTTTTATGTTACCAAAAGAGAGCCAAAACAGTCGAGGAAAGAGAGGCCTGGGTTAGAGTTTACATAGAAAAAATGGACCGCGTCAATAATTGGGATCTCGTGGACTCCTCAGCTGATAAAATTCTTGGTCACTATTATTTCCAAGCTGATCGTTCCTACATCCACAGTTTGGTAAACTCAAAGGATCTATGGGAAACTCGTATCGCGGTAATGACTAGTTTCTATTGGATACGTATGGGAGATTTTTCAGATACTTTGCACATGTGCAAAATCCTACTCAAACACCCACACGACCTCATCCACAAAGCAACAGGTTGGATGCTACGTGAAATTGGAAACCGGCACAAAGCAAGTCTCAACCAATTTCTCTCAGAGCACCACAAAGAGATGCCTCGTACCATGCTTCGTTATGCGATAGATCGTTTACCAGACACCGAGCGAAAGCATTGGTTGAACCTTTGA
- a CDS encoding P-II family nitrogen regulator, protein MKMIVAIIQPHKLEEVKAELTKNEIYRLTVSDVQGYGQQKGKTEVFRGHEYTVNLLRKVRLEIAVNDEFVKPTVDAILKAAKNGDGKIGDGKIFIMPLEEVVRIRTGEKGKNAI, encoded by the coding sequence ATGAAAATGATCGTAGCTATCATTCAACCGCATAAACTTGAAGAAGTGAAAGCGGAACTAACCAAAAACGAAATCTATCGTTTGACTGTTTCTGATGTGCAAGGGTATGGACAGCAGAAAGGTAAAACTGAAGTTTTCCGTGGGCACGAATATACCGTGAACCTCTTACGCAAAGTTCGTCTCGAAATCGCTGTCAATGATGAGTTTGTAAAACCAACAGTGGATGCAATTCTGAAAGCAGCTAAGAACGGAGATGGTAAAATTGGGGATGGAAAGATCTTCATTATGCCACTTGAAGAAGTAGTTCGTATTCGAACTGGCGAAAAAGGAAAGAACGCAATCTAA
- a CDS encoding FAD-binding domain-containing protein, translating into MTVPKERIRKLNSKPINEQGKYILYWMQAYRRFDANHSFAYALQLAKSYNKHLLVYEGLRSDYEWSSPRIHQFILEGMIENRKRAEELGINYWAFVETRAQNGKGILRNIAKDAYAIVTDDFPCFIIPEQSKSLADKCDVMLLAVDGNSVIPLSLFERPASAARIMRTWIQKKFPDFLLSFAKPKWNKSDIQGTNGKYAAPFSELKLETNQISSLLMQIQLKETTSPVKGVIGGRSVALRLLKDFLDKKITKYADERSNPKPPVETPVSFLSPYLHFGHIGAEEIVRAVMESVSPKGLDWEQLSFGKAGDRETFYTKDPAANHYLDELITWRDIGYLFFFKNPSFRKDLKDLPDWVKENLKKHKKDHREFLYDRSTWEAAKTHDPLWNAAQTELALTGRMHNYMRMLWGKKVIEWSATYEEAFDTLEYLNNKYAYDGRNPNSYTGILWCFGLFDRPWFPERNVFGNIRYMSSQSTMKKFKMQSYLDYVKSLEGDPESLFS; encoded by the coding sequence ATGACTGTTCCCAAAGAAAGAATCCGCAAGCTCAACTCCAAGCCTATCAATGAACAAGGGAAATACATTCTTTATTGGATGCAGGCCTACCGAAGGTTTGATGCAAACCATTCATTTGCATATGCATTACAACTCGCAAAATCATACAACAAACATTTGCTAGTCTATGAAGGCCTCAGATCAGATTATGAATGGAGCTCTCCCAGGATCCACCAGTTCATTCTGGAGGGTATGATAGAAAACAGAAAGAGAGCCGAAGAATTGGGGATCAATTATTGGGCTTTTGTAGAGACAAGAGCGCAAAATGGAAAGGGAATTTTAAGAAATATCGCGAAGGATGCGTATGCAATTGTAACCGATGATTTTCCATGTTTCATCATCCCGGAACAAAGCAAGTCATTGGCTGACAAATGCGATGTCATGTTACTAGCCGTAGATGGGAACTCTGTTATCCCACTTTCACTCTTTGAGAGACCAGCCTCTGCAGCTCGGATCATGCGCACATGGATTCAGAAAAAATTTCCTGATTTCCTTCTTTCCTTTGCAAAACCTAAGTGGAACAAATCGGATATACAAGGAACAAATGGAAAGTATGCCGCACCCTTTTCTGAACTAAAACTTGAAACAAACCAAATCTCAAGTCTCCTCATGCAAATCCAGTTGAAAGAAACCACCTCCCCAGTGAAAGGTGTCATCGGTGGACGTAGTGTCGCCTTACGATTGCTAAAAGATTTTTTGGACAAAAAAATAACGAAGTATGCCGACGAAAGGTCCAACCCAAAACCTCCCGTAGAAACACCTGTTAGCTTTTTATCTCCCTATTTACATTTTGGCCACATTGGAGCAGAGGAGATTGTGCGAGCCGTAATGGAATCCGTTTCTCCGAAAGGGCTCGATTGGGAACAATTGAGCTTTGGAAAAGCTGGGGATAGGGAGACTTTTTACACAAAGGATCCAGCAGCCAACCATTACTTAGATGAACTCATCACATGGCGAGACATTGGCTATTTGTTCTTTTTCAAAAACCCTAGTTTTAGAAAAGATTTAAAAGATCTACCTGATTGGGTAAAAGAGAATCTTAAAAAACATAAAAAAGACCATAGGGAATTCCTATACGACCGAAGTACCTGGGAAGCAGCGAAAACGCATGACCCTCTCTGGAACGCAGCGCAAACTGAGTTAGCATTGACTGGCCGGATGCACAATTATATGCGAATGCTTTGGGGGAAAAAAGTGATAGAGTGGTCGGCCACTTACGAAGAAGCCTTTGATACTCTAGAGTATCTAAACAACAAGTACGCCTATGATGGAAGAAATCCAAATTCGTATACAGGAATCCTTTGGTGTTTCGGACTCTTCGACAGACCATGGTTTCCGGAAAGAAATGTTTTTGGAAATATACGGTATATGTCATCTCAGTCAACGATGAAAAAATTTAAGATGCAATCTTATCTGGACTATGTAAAATCGTTGGAAGGAGACCCTGAATCGCTTTTTTCATGA
- a CDS encoding SIR2 family NAD-dependent protein deacylase, producing MQEFIHKLKQAKRVAVLTGAGISQESGIPTFRGEGGLWKQYRAEELATPEAFRRDPQLVWEWYEWRKKICSEAKPNIAHLKLADWEKKFPEFHLFTQNVDGLHRRAGSQQVTSLHGDIFSARCTKCKYFLSDRDRFWDSLPPHCPSCGSLLRPHIVWFGESYFEGDLDFAFSFLKETDFLFVVGTSGSVGVPVQLAAFAKANGATTVEINPMPSGYQSMMDIQFSEKAGEFFSRIDI from the coding sequence ATGCAAGAGTTCATACACAAACTAAAACAAGCCAAGCGAGTTGCAGTCCTCACCGGTGCCGGCATTTCTCAGGAGTCTGGGATCCCTACCTTTCGAGGAGAAGGCGGGCTTTGGAAACAATACAGAGCAGAGGAATTGGCGACACCGGAAGCCTTCCGAAGAGACCCTCAGTTGGTTTGGGAATGGTATGAATGGAGAAAGAAAATATGCTCTGAAGCAAAACCCAACATTGCACATCTCAAGTTAGCGGACTGGGAGAAAAAATTCCCTGAATTCCATCTCTTCACTCAGAATGTAGATGGCCTGCACAGAAGAGCTGGTTCGCAACAAGTCACAAGTTTACATGGAGATATTTTTTCCGCTAGGTGTACGAAGTGTAAATACTTCTTGTCCGATCGTGATCGCTTTTGGGATTCCTTACCTCCGCATTGCCCCTCTTGTGGTTCTCTACTGCGGCCTCATATCGTTTGGTTTGGAGAATCTTACTTTGAGGGTGATTTAGATTTTGCGTTTTCTTTTTTGAAAGAAACGGATTTTCTATTCGTGGTCGGGACATCCGGATCGGTTGGCGTACCAGTTCAATTGGCTGCCTTTGCAAAAGCAAATGGTGCGACCACAGTCGAGATCAACCCAATGCCGAGCGGCTACCAATCCATGATGGATATTCAGTTTTCTGAAAAGGCTGGAGAATTTTTTTCCAGAATCGATATTTAA
- a CDS encoding class I SAM-dependent RNA methyltransferase yields MEEILITALNHEFHGLGVAPNGRKVSYPYTLPGDTIQVSFFKKRSRKARYLWEGWKEKVERPEGLCTHFGACGGCLGQHIDYSLQCDLKFAPIQKLFSDGFGFTFQTMPAEQSFGYRGRMDFSVFPGPTIGLRARGNFRRVVDVGTCLIQADNANALLSECRNLLSQYPEIPWDRRSESGGLKYITIRTSQSETDRMVIFTFTEGFDRQEIYQSFVSSTKEALSCEHIVFCFNRMKSEVSAQGESNVVRGNSYFKETILDKEFKIPFDSFFQPNPKGFLPILEFLEASLPKESEALLDLFSGSGFFSHLFGERFERIHCWELSPSSIAMAKETLLARFPEKQIYAEVKNLFQEERTEPREENAVLLLDPPRAGAGAKVMYWIKDFGPRDVFYISCNPYSQGEDLKSLKEVYQLKGGLLVDPYPHTPHCESVIHLQRKI; encoded by the coding sequence TTGGAAGAAATCCTCATAACCGCATTAAATCATGAATTTCATGGACTCGGAGTTGCACCTAACGGAAGAAAGGTGTCTTATCCTTATACGCTCCCGGGAGATACCATCCAGGTCAGTTTTTTTAAAAAAAGATCACGGAAGGCACGTTATCTTTGGGAAGGATGGAAAGAAAAAGTAGAACGGCCAGAAGGTCTGTGTACGCATTTCGGTGCTTGTGGTGGATGCCTTGGCCAACACATAGATTACTCTCTACAATGTGATTTGAAATTCGCACCCATCCAAAAACTTTTCTCTGATGGTTTCGGATTTACCTTCCAAACGATGCCCGCGGAACAAAGCTTTGGATATAGAGGGAGAATGGACTTCAGCGTTTTCCCAGGGCCTACCATTGGCCTACGGGCACGTGGTAATTTTCGCCGAGTCGTAGATGTCGGTACCTGTTTGATCCAGGCAGACAATGCAAATGCATTGCTTAGTGAATGCAGAAACCTCCTCTCCCAATACCCTGAGATTCCTTGGGACCGAAGGTCAGAAAGCGGTGGATTGAAGTACATTACCATTCGCACTTCCCAAAGTGAAACAGACAGGATGGTCATTTTTACCTTTACCGAAGGCTTTGATCGCCAAGAGATATACCAATCTTTTGTTTCCAGCACGAAAGAGGCTCTTTCCTGCGAACACATTGTATTTTGTTTCAATCGAATGAAATCAGAAGTGTCAGCCCAAGGTGAGTCAAATGTAGTCCGAGGGAACTCTTATTTTAAAGAGACTATATTAGATAAGGAATTTAAAATTCCTTTCGATTCCTTTTTTCAACCAAATCCTAAAGGTTTTTTACCGATTTTAGAATTTTTGGAAGCTTCACTCCCCAAAGAGAGTGAGGCATTGTTAGACCTGTTTTCGGGAAGTGGCTTTTTTTCCCATCTATTTGGAGAACGTTTTGAACGGATTCACTGTTGGGAACTCAGTCCCTCTTCGATTGCCATGGCAAAGGAGACTTTGCTAGCTCGCTTTCCAGAAAAACAAATCTATGCCGAGGTGAAAAATCTATTCCAAGAAGAAAGGACGGAGCCAAGGGAAGAAAACGCAGTTCTATTGTTAGATCCTCCGCGTGCTGGGGCTGGGGCGAAGGTGATGTATTGGATCAAAGATTTTGGTCCGAGGGATGTTTTTTATATCTCTTGCAATCCCTATTCCCAAGGAGAAGATTTAAAGTCCTTAAAGGAAGTCTACCAACTAAAAGGGGGACTTTTGGTCGACCCCTACCCACACACCCCCCATTGTGAGTCTGTCATCCATTTGCAGAGAAAAATATAA
- a CDS encoding ligase-associated DNA damage response exonuclease — protein MQATLVGKREGIYCEAGNFFIDPQLAVERALITHAHSDHARRGSKYYLCHMDTIPLLRERLGNKLQIEGIPYGKQIRLGDAKVSFHPAGHILGSSQIRIETKAGVWVVSGDYKLQTDPTCQAFEPVRCDVFVTESTFGLPIYHWEEEEVISQRINQLWLDCIAEQKTMLVLAYSLGKTQRVLAGLSESLGNIYLEDPGYRITKIYQDKGILFPKHSPLSELRTKESSPFLICTPQTDLRRYAQHLGDIKSYFASGWLRSDTNNPFSRDKIIMSDHADWNGLLQAIRSTQAEKVLVMHGFCEPLVSYLQTLGIQAEPFIFS, from the coding sequence ATGCAGGCTACTTTAGTCGGAAAGAGAGAAGGCATCTATTGCGAAGCTGGCAATTTCTTTATCGACCCACAACTCGCAGTGGAACGTGCCCTGATTACACATGCCCACTCAGACCATGCACGCCGAGGAAGTAAATACTATTTATGCCATATGGACACTATCCCTCTCTTGCGAGAACGTTTAGGAAATAAATTGCAGATAGAGGGCATTCCGTACGGAAAACAAATTCGCTTGGGCGATGCAAAGGTAAGTTTCCACCCGGCAGGCCATATCTTGGGCTCTTCTCAAATCCGTATCGAAACCAAAGCAGGGGTTTGGGTTGTATCCGGTGATTATAAATTACAAACTGATCCTACCTGCCAAGCCTTTGAACCAGTCCGCTGCGATGTATTTGTGACGGAGTCAACATTTGGTCTCCCCATTTACCATTGGGAAGAAGAAGAAGTCATCTCTCAGAGAATTAACCAACTCTGGTTGGACTGCATAGCGGAACAAAAAACGATGCTTGTACTCGCCTACTCCCTAGGAAAAACGCAAAGGGTATTGGCGGGGCTATCTGAATCCTTGGGAAATATATATCTGGAAGATCCAGGATACAGAATCACAAAAATCTACCAAGACAAAGGTATTTTATTTCCAAAACACTCCCCACTCTCGGAACTTCGAACAAAGGAGTCTTCGCCTTTCCTAATTTGCACTCCACAAACAGATCTTAGGCGATATGCACAGCATCTTGGAGATATTAAATCATATTTTGCATCCGGCTGGTTGCGCTCAGATACGAATAACCCATTTTCTAGAGATAAAATCATCATGAGCGACCATGCAGACTGGAATGGACTCTTACAAGCCATACGATCCACACAAGCTGAAAAAGTATTGGTCATGCATGGCTTTTGTGAACCACTTGTATCCTATTTGCAAACTCTTGGCATCCAAGCAGAACCATTCATTTTTTCATGA
- a CDS encoding ammonium transporter: MKTHFKKIALLLLVLPMFLYADEPAKVADPVAEKLAEIDTLKVGLDTLWVLVAGMLVFFMNAGFALVESGFCQAKNTVNILAKNFVVFAAATFSYWAIGWGLMFGDGTPYYATEGLFFLGGADNSPLTGDAYQGVYSSMNWTGVPLLAKFFFQLVFAATAATIVSGAVAERIKFHSFLIFSFILVAFMYPFTGHWVWGGGWLSSMGFHDFAGSTVVHSVGGWAALAGAIVLGARKGKFLPDGRIKPILGHNMTSAALGTLILWLGWFGFNPGSTMGVGDGSVMAHVIVTTNISAALGALASTITAWVILKKPDLGMILNGTLAGLVGITAPCAIVSPASAAIIGTVSGILVVLSVLFFDKMKIDDPVGATSVHLVCGIWGTLAVAIFGYEGSPAGVPVPSLGTQITGILAIGGFTLGISFILWFVLKLAGGIRVSEEEEVSGLDLGEHGAEAYPDFNIRVHG; this comes from the coding sequence ATGAAAACACATTTCAAAAAGATAGCCCTCCTGCTCCTGGTACTTCCGATGTTCCTGTATGCAGATGAACCTGCGAAGGTTGCGGACCCAGTGGCAGAAAAGCTGGCAGAGATCGATACTCTGAAAGTTGGTTTAGACACACTCTGGGTTTTAGTAGCAGGTATGCTTGTGTTCTTTATGAACGCAGGTTTTGCCTTGGTTGAGTCTGGCTTTTGCCAAGCAAAGAACACAGTGAACATCCTCGCAAAAAACTTTGTCGTTTTTGCTGCGGCCACATTTTCGTATTGGGCCATCGGTTGGGGCCTCATGTTTGGTGATGGAACACCCTATTATGCAACGGAAGGTCTTTTTTTCCTAGGTGGAGCTGACAATTCTCCGCTCACAGGAGACGCCTACCAAGGGGTGTACTCCTCCATGAATTGGACAGGAGTTCCACTTTTAGCAAAGTTTTTCTTCCAATTAGTGTTTGCAGCGACAGCGGCAACCATCGTTTCGGGAGCAGTTGCGGAAAGAATCAAATTCCACTCCTTCCTCATCTTTTCTTTTATCTTAGTGGCATTTATGTATCCCTTTACCGGCCATTGGGTCTGGGGTGGTGGATGGCTTTCCAGCATGGGTTTCCATGACTTCGCAGGTTCGACCGTCGTACACTCCGTAGGTGGTTGGGCAGCCCTCGCAGGTGCTATTGTACTTGGTGCAAGAAAAGGTAAATTTTTACCAGATGGTCGCATCAAACCTATATTAGGTCACAATATGACATCTGCTGCACTGGGAACTTTGATTCTCTGGTTGGGCTGGTTTGGATTTAATCCAGGTTCTACGATGGGAGTAGGTGATGGTTCTGTTATGGCTCACGTCATCGTTACGACAAATATCTCTGCGGCTTTGGGAGCTTTGGCTTCTACCATCACGGCTTGGGTCATTCTAAAGAAACCTGATCTTGGTATGATCCTGAACGGAACACTCGCAGGATTAGTGGGCATCACAGCACCATGTGCCATCGTAAGCCCTGCCTCAGCTGCCATCATCGGAACCGTTTCTGGTATCCTAGTTGTCTTGTCTGTGTTATTCTTTGACAAAATGAAAATCGATGACCCGGTTGGTGCAACATCCGTTCACTTAGTATGTGGTATTTGGGGAACACTCGCTGTGGCCATCTTTGGTTACGAAGGTTCTCCTGCCGGTGTTCCAGTTCCATCCCTAGGAACCCAAATCACAGGCATTCTCGCAATCGGTGGATTCACTTTAGGTATCTCGTTCATTCTTTGGTTTGTCCTAAAACTAGCTGGTGGAATCCGAGTGAGTGAAGAAGAAGAAGTATCAGGACTTGATCTTGGCGAACACGGTGCTGAAGCATATCCAGACTTCAATATCCGAGTTCACGGTTAA